A window of the Verminephrobacter eiseniae EF01-2 genome harbors these coding sequences:
- the gspK gene encoding type II secretion system minor pseudopilin GspK, whose amino-acid sequence MRPPGLRASPGLRQRARGAALLLAMLTVTLVATFAAAAMWQQWRAVEIESAERARVQSAWILVGALDWSRLILFEDKRSDDGTDHLAEPWAVPLQEARLSTFLAADRNVTQMQDASTDTTEAFLSGAVSDLQGRLNIGNLFQGGRVQPLAQRQFGRLFARLGLSDQQLNLLVDGMREAQAGAGGEGGTAPLLPPGVTQLGWLGLTPATVAALAPHVALLPVPTPVNINTADTEVLLAAIDDLDSASAQKIVQAREAKHFRTLDDVRKLLAGSGVNLGDDNAYSVNSSWFEVHGRLRLNDTVVDERSLLRRDGRLVTTIWRERGALAREPSGAAPEARR is encoded by the coding sequence ATGAGGCCCCCCGGCCTGCGCGCCAGCCCCGGCCTGCGCCAGCGTGCCCGGGGCGCGGCGTTGCTGCTGGCCATGCTCACCGTCACGCTGGTGGCCACGTTTGCCGCTGCCGCGATGTGGCAGCAGTGGCGCGCGGTCGAGATCGAGTCGGCCGAGCGCGCCCGCGTGCAGTCCGCCTGGATACTGGTCGGCGCGCTCGACTGGTCGCGCCTGATCCTGTTCGAGGACAAGCGCTCGGACGACGGCACCGACCACCTGGCCGAGCCCTGGGCCGTGCCGCTGCAGGAAGCGCGCCTGTCTACTTTTTTGGCCGCCGATCGCAATGTGACGCAGATGCAGGACGCCAGCACCGACACCACCGAAGCCTTTCTCTCGGGTGCGGTCTCTGATCTGCAGGGGCGCCTGAACATTGGCAATCTGTTCCAGGGCGGCCGGGTGCAGCCGCTGGCGCAGCGGCAGTTTGGCCGTTTGTTTGCGCGGCTGGGCCTGTCCGATCAGCAGTTGAACCTGCTGGTGGACGGCATGCGCGAGGCGCAGGCCGGCGCCGGCGGCGAGGGCGGCACGGCGCCGCTGCTGCCGCCTGGCGTCACCCAACTCGGCTGGCTGGGCCTGACACCGGCCACCGTGGCCGCGCTGGCGCCGCATGTCGCGCTGCTGCCGGTGCCCACGCCGGTCAATATCAACACCGCCGATACCGAGGTGCTGCTGGCCGCCATCGACGACCTGGACAGCGCCAGCGCCCAGAAGATCGTGCAGGCCCGCGAGGCCAAGCATTTCCGCACGCTCGACGATGTGCGCAAGCTGCTGGCCGGCAGCGGCGTCAACCTCGGCGACGACAACGCCTACTCCGTCAACTCGTCCTGGTTCGAGGTGCACGGCCGCCTGCGGCTGAACGACACGGTGGTCGACGAGCGTTCGCTGCTGCGCAGGGATGGCCGTCTGGTCACCACCATCTGGCGCGAGCGCGGCGCGCTCGCGCGCGAGCCCTCCGGAGCGGCGCCCGAGGCCCGGCGCTGA
- the gspL gene encoding type II secretion system protein GspL has translation MSTLILFLPPGRPGPATEYSYTLTADGHHATGHASAPAALLPEPARPGAEVVAVVPARALSWQRLLLPPGLPLGAGQQTPRLRSALEGLLEDRVLDDVGQLHFAIEPGAQVGQALWVAVCDRDWLRENLQALEAAGRRVARVVPEFAPGPTASAGPELCALGTPEDAYLVLSGQGADQGVAVLPLSRMALALAQTGSAADQTPVLRAEPAVAALAERTLGQSAGLYTASQRALDAARSHWDLAQFDLASSGSRRAMRKAGSTLSAWLYAPRWRAARWGAGLLALTQLAGLNVWAWHERQTLAAKQAAVHAVLTQTFAQVQVVANAPVQMENELARLRQAAGSVSASDLEPMLAAADAALPAGRLPTAIEYSPGALRLRGLALVPDEASALSGRLQAAGYQASVEDGNLWLRTQASP, from the coding sequence ATGAGCACCCTGATCCTTTTCCTGCCGCCCGGCCGCCCAGGGCCGGCCACCGAGTACAGCTACACGCTGACGGCAGACGGCCACCATGCCACCGGCCACGCCAGCGCCCCGGCCGCCCTGCTGCCGGAACCGGCCAGGCCGGGCGCTGAAGTGGTGGCCGTGGTGCCGGCGCGGGCGCTGTCCTGGCAGCGCCTGCTGTTGCCGCCCGGCCTGCCGCTCGGCGCAGGCCAGCAAACACCACGCTTGCGCTCGGCGCTCGAAGGTCTGCTCGAAGACCGGGTGCTCGACGATGTCGGCCAACTGCACTTTGCCATCGAGCCTGGCGCGCAGGTCGGCCAAGCGCTGTGGGTGGCGGTATGTGACCGCGACTGGCTGCGCGAGAACCTGCAAGCCCTGGAGGCCGCCGGCCGCCGCGTTGCGCGCGTGGTGCCCGAGTTTGCCCCCGGCCCCACGGCCAGCGCCGGCCCTGAGCTGTGCGCGCTGGGCACGCCCGAGGATGCCTATCTGGTCCTCAGCGGCCAGGGCGCCGACCAGGGGGTGGCCGTTTTGCCGCTGAGCCGCATGGCACTGGCACTGGCGCAAACCGGCAGCGCCGCCGACCAGACCCCGGTGCTGCGTGCCGAGCCTGCCGTGGCGGCGCTGGCCGAACGCACGCTGGGCCAGAGCGCGGGCTTGTACACCGCCAGCCAGCGCGCACTGGACGCCGCGCGCAGCCATTGGGACCTGGCCCAGTTCGACCTGGCCAGCAGCGGCAGCCGGCGGGCCATGCGCAAAGCCGGCAGCACGCTCAGCGCCTGGCTCTACGCCCCGCGATGGCGCGCGGCACGCTGGGGCGCCGGCCTGCTGGCGCTGACGCAACTGGCGGGCCTGAACGTCTGGGCCTGGCATGAACGCCAAACCCTGGCCGCCAAGCAGGCCGCAGTGCACGCCGTGCTCACCCAAACCTTTGCGCAGGTGCAGGTGGTGGCGAATGCGCCGGTGCAGATGGAAAACGAACTGGCCCGGCTGCGCCAGGCCGCAGGCAGCGTCTCGGCCAGCGACCTGGAGCCCATGCTCGCGGCCGCAGACGCCGCCCTGCCCGCTGGCCGCCTGCCCACAGCCATCGAATACAGCCCCGGCGCGCTGCGCCTGCGTGGCCTGGCGCTCGTGCCCGACGAAGCATCGGCCCTGTCCGGGCGTCTGCAGGCAGCGGGCTACCAGGCCAGCGTCGAAGACGGCAACCTGTGGCTGCGCACGCAGGCCAGCCCATGA
- the gspM gene encoding type II secretion system protein GspM: protein MNRPMPPPTLRTALRQHWKTLAPRERSLVLAAAGLVTLALLWWLAIAPALATLRTAPARHATLDMQLQHMHRLQAEAQQLQAAPRSSPGDTVGALRAALAQQLGRSAQVSVQGAHANVTLQGACADALAQWLAQARSNAHANTLQARLTRSAATATATVSTPSGGGAAAPAPTPCRPGSAMPRWDGTLVLVLPAPAP, encoded by the coding sequence ATGAACCGACCGATGCCGCCGCCGACGCTGCGCACCGCCCTGCGCCAACACTGGAAAACACTGGCGCCGCGCGAACGAAGCCTGGTGCTGGCCGCAGCCGGCCTGGTGACGCTGGCGCTGCTGTGGTGGCTGGCCATCGCCCCGGCCTTGGCCACGCTGCGCACCGCCCCGGCACGCCATGCGACGCTCGACATGCAACTGCAACACATGCACCGCCTGCAAGCCGAGGCGCAGCAACTGCAAGCGGCCCCCCGCAGCAGCCCCGGCGACACCGTGGGCGCGCTGCGCGCGGCGCTGGCGCAGCAACTGGGCCGCAGCGCGCAAGTGAGCGTGCAGGGCGCGCACGCCAACGTCACCCTCCAAGGGGCTTGCGCCGATGCGCTGGCCCAATGGCTGGCCCAGGCCCGCAGCAATGCGCACGCCAACACGCTGCAAGCCCGGTTGACGCGCAGTGCGGCCACGGCCACAGCCACGGTCTCGACCCCATCCGGCGGCGGCGCTGCGGCCCCCGCGCCCACACCATGCCGCCCGGGCAGCGCCATGCCCCGTTGGGACGGCACCCTGGTGCTGGTACTGCCTGCGCCCGCCCCTTGA
- the gspN gene encoding type II secretion system protein N, with protein sequence MVHPARPAPGPASRPMWGWALAGACAGVLPALLVFAPAHWLADSVAHASSGQLLLLQPRGTVWNGSAQLVLAGGSASQDRAALPGTVTWQLRPRFNGLRARLHASCCTPEPLQARVDAGWSGIRLRVADGQSQWPAALLAGLGTPWNTLQPQGQLALQTRALEMRWTAGRMQLSGQARLDALAMSTRLSTLRPMGSYRLVLQGGEVPAVTLSTLDGALQLSGSGHWVGQRLRFAGQASASPERAAALSNLLNIIGRRSGARSIITVG encoded by the coding sequence ATGGTCCACCCTGCCCGCCCTGCCCCCGGCCCCGCGTCCCGCCCGATGTGGGGCTGGGCGCTGGCCGGCGCCTGCGCCGGCGTGCTGCCTGCCCTGCTGGTTTTTGCCCCCGCGCATTGGCTGGCCGACAGCGTCGCCCATGCCAGCAGCGGGCAGTTATTGCTGCTCCAGCCGCGCGGCACGGTGTGGAACGGCTCCGCGCAACTGGTGCTGGCCGGCGGCAGCGCCAGCCAAGACCGCGCCGCGCTGCCCGGCACGGTGACCTGGCAATTGCGCCCCCGTTTCAATGGCCTGCGCGCCAGGCTGCATGCCAGTTGCTGCACCCCCGAGCCGTTGCAGGCCCGGGTCGATGCCGGCTGGAGCGGCATACGGCTGCGCGTGGCCGATGGCCAAAGCCAATGGCCCGCCGCACTGCTGGCCGGGCTGGGCACCCCGTGGAACACCTTGCAGCCCCAGGGCCAGCTCGCGCTGCAAACCCGGGCGCTGGAAATGCGCTGGACGGCCGGCCGCATGCAGCTATCGGGCCAGGCCCGGCTCGATGCGCTGGCCATGTCCACGCGCCTGTCCACGCTGCGCCCGATGGGCAGCTACCGGCTGGTGCTGCAAGGGGGCGAGGTGCCCGCCGTCACCCTGAGCACGCTCGACGGCGCCTTGCAACTGAGCGGCAGCGGCCACTGGGTGGGCCAGCGCCTGCGCTTTGCCGGCCAGGCCAGTGCCAGCCCCGAACGCGCAGCGGCGCTGTCCAACCTCTTGAACATCATCGGACGGCGCAGCGGCGCACGCTCCATCATCACCGTGGGTTGA
- the gspD gene encoding type II secretion system secretin GspD: MTCLLSPRLHSAIKTVAVSALFACASGQMSAQTAIDTGTSSVRAGEPVTLNFANADIEAVARTMATITGRNVVVDPRVKGQLNLVTERAVTPAAAFEQFLAALRLQGYTLVEAAGLYKVVPEADAKQQGGSVSVAQGSTGSTPGGGQIVTQIFKLDFENAANLVPVLRPLISPNNTINVNPGNNSLVITDYADNLQRLARIVAAMDVSNATDVEVIALENAIATDLAPLIVRLIDGGNAGTPAAAQGQADNSFKTTLIAEPRSNALILRAANPARVALVRSLVERLDRAPAPGSSAASGNIHVVYLKNADATKLAATLRAAISGNGSGMASSGPGPSGSTTGSGGGLLSTSTGGSSPGQSLNAASSNQPATGGQIQADPTTNSLIITAPDPQYRQLRAVIEQLDGRRAQVLVESLIVEISANKLAQFGVQWQSLLGKKGASLLGAIGTNSGQSGGNITSLTAALASGSTTSIATAANSLGQGMNLLLAPRINGQYYLGALANFLQNSGDANVLSTPNLMTLDNEEAKIVIGNNVPFVTGSYANSSSNSTVNPFTTVQRQDVGLMLRVRPQINENGTVKLSVYQEVSKIDASTLTSPNGPTTSKRSIESNVLVEDGSIIVIGGLLEDSYSLNQDKVPVLGDMPVLGNLFRSEKRTRNKTNLMIFLRPTVLRSSASSDILTADRYDAIRALQLGIQPVAHPMLDAVDAAPVLPPPRPGTGHDDSPAAPEAIRPVDTAPVTQF; the protein is encoded by the coding sequence ATGACTTGCCTGCTTTCGCCCCGCCTCCACTCAGCCATCAAAACGGTCGCTGTCAGTGCATTGTTTGCCTGCGCCAGCGGCCAGATGTCGGCCCAAACGGCGATCGACACTGGCACCAGCAGCGTGCGCGCCGGGGAACCCGTCACGCTGAACTTTGCCAATGCCGACATCGAGGCCGTGGCACGCACCATGGCCACCATCACCGGCCGCAACGTGGTGGTCGACCCGCGCGTCAAGGGCCAGCTCAACCTGGTCACCGAACGCGCCGTCACGCCCGCCGCCGCCTTCGAGCAGTTTCTGGCGGCGCTGCGGCTACAGGGCTACACGCTGGTCGAGGCAGCGGGCCTGTACAAAGTGGTGCCCGAGGCCGACGCCAAACAACAAGGCGGCAGCGTCAGCGTGGCGCAGGGCAGCACCGGCAGCACGCCCGGGGGCGGGCAGATCGTCACGCAGATCTTCAAACTCGACTTCGAGAACGCCGCCAACCTGGTGCCGGTGCTGCGCCCGCTGATCAGCCCGAACAACACCATCAACGTCAACCCCGGCAACAACTCGCTGGTGATCACCGACTACGCCGACAACCTGCAGCGCCTGGCGCGCATCGTGGCAGCGATGGATGTCTCCAATGCCACCGATGTGGAAGTAATTGCGCTGGAAAACGCCATTGCCACCGACCTGGCACCGCTGATCGTGCGCCTGATCGATGGCGGCAACGCCGGCACACCGGCGGCCGCGCAGGGCCAGGCCGACAACTCGTTCAAGACCACGCTGATCGCCGAGCCGCGCAGCAACGCGCTGATTCTGCGCGCCGCCAACCCGGCCCGCGTGGCCTTGGTGCGCTCCCTGGTCGAGCGGCTCGATCGGGCCCCCGCGCCCGGCAGCAGCGCGGCCAGCGGCAACATCCATGTGGTCTATCTGAAAAACGCCGACGCCACCAAACTGGCCGCCACCTTGCGCGCCGCAATCAGTGGCAACGGCAGCGGCATGGCGTCATCAGGGCCGGGGCCGTCCGGCAGCACGACGGGCAGCGGCGGCGGGCTGCTGTCAACGTCGACCGGTGGCAGCAGCCCGGGCCAGAGCCTGAACGCGGCCAGCAGCAATCAGCCCGCCACTGGCGGCCAGATCCAGGCCGACCCGACGACCAACTCGCTGATCATCACGGCCCCCGACCCCCAATACCGCCAATTGCGCGCCGTCATCGAGCAACTCGACGGGCGCCGCGCGCAGGTGCTGGTGGAAAGCCTGATCGTTGAAATTTCGGCCAACAAACTGGCGCAGTTCGGCGTCCAGTGGCAAAGCCTGCTGGGCAAAAAGGGCGCCAGCCTCCTCGGCGCCATCGGCACCAACTCCGGCCAATCTGGCGGCAACATCACGAGCCTGACCGCCGCACTGGCGTCCGGCAGCACCACCAGCATCGCCACCGCTGCCAATTCGCTCGGTCAGGGCATGAACCTGCTGCTGGCGCCGCGCATCAACGGCCAGTATTACCTGGGCGCACTGGCCAACTTTTTGCAAAACAGCGGCGATGCGAACGTGCTCTCCACGCCCAATCTGATGACACTGGACAACGAGGAAGCCAAAATCGTCATCGGCAACAACGTGCCCTTCGTCACCGGCTCTTATGCCAACAGCAGCAGCAACAGCACGGTCAACCCGTTCACCACGGTGCAGCGCCAGGATGTCGGGCTGATGCTGCGCGTGCGCCCGCAAATCAATGAAAACGGCACCGTCAAGCTGTCGGTCTACCAGGAAGTCTCCAAGATCGACGCCTCGACGCTGACCTCCCCGAATGGGCCAACCACCAGCAAACGCTCCATCGAATCGAATGTGCTGGTGGAAGACGGCAGCATCATCGTGATCGGCGGACTGCTGGAAGACAGTTACTCACTCAATCAGGACAAGGTGCCGGTGCTGGGCGACATGCCGGTCCTCGGCAACCTGTTCCGCAGCGAAAAGCGCACCAGAAACAAAACCAACCTGATGATCTTCCTGCGCCCCACCGTGTTGCGCAGCAGCGCGAGCTCCGACATCCTGACCGCCGACAGATACGACGCCATCCGCGCGCTGCAACTGGGCATCCAACCCGTCGCCCATCCGATGCTCGATGCCGTCGATGCCGCCCCGGTGCTACCCCCGCCGCGGCCTGGCACCGGGCACGATGATTCACCGGCCGCGCCGGAAGCAATCCGGCCGGTCGACACCGCCCCGGTCACTCAGTTTTGA
- a CDS encoding Bug family tripartite tricarboxylate transporter substrate binding protein: protein MKPRFFRPIFLALALAASTLAHAAYPEKPVTLIVPWAAGGSTDILARALADRLGKSLGQPVIVDNKAGASGNIGSAVVAKARPDGYTLLVGSMSTHAMNPALMPHMPFRGVDDFTPIAQLANVINTLAVNHSVPANNLADFISYARENPGKLNYASAGTGSTNHLSAEWFARAAGIQMTHVPYKGGAPAVMDTVADQTQVIFSAATQTLPHVKNGKLKLLAVTEAQRSALLPGVATVAETLPGYQLGVWYGLFGPKGMAPDLVQRLNAAANAALADTATRQRMASIGVEVVQKTPQEFAALLRADARRYGKIIAELGIKTE, encoded by the coding sequence ATGAAACCCCGATTTTTTCGTCCCATTTTTCTGGCGCTGGCGCTGGCCGCGTCCACCTTGGCCCATGCCGCTTATCCCGAAAAACCGGTGACCTTGATCGTTCCGTGGGCTGCGGGAGGCTCCACCGATATCCTGGCCCGGGCGCTTGCCGATCGGCTGGGAAAATCCCTGGGGCAGCCGGTGATTGTCGACAACAAGGCCGGAGCCTCCGGGAATATCGGGTCGGCAGTCGTCGCCAAAGCCCGGCCGGATGGTTATACGCTGCTGGTCGGTTCGATGAGCACGCACGCAATGAATCCGGCGCTGATGCCCCATATGCCTTTCCGAGGGGTCGATGATTTCACGCCGATTGCCCAGTTGGCGAATGTCATCAACACCCTGGCCGTGAATCACTCCGTTCCGGCCAATAACCTGGCAGACTTCATCTCTTATGCCAGGGAAAATCCTGGCAAGCTCAACTATGCCTCGGCGGGCACCGGTTCCACCAACCATTTGAGCGCTGAATGGTTCGCGCGCGCGGCCGGTATTCAAATGACGCATGTGCCCTACAAGGGCGGTGCCCCGGCGGTGATGGATACGGTGGCGGACCAGACGCAGGTGATATTTTCCGCAGCGACCCAGACCTTGCCGCATGTCAAAAACGGCAAGCTGAAATTGCTCGCGGTCACCGAAGCGCAGCGTTCGGCGCTGTTACCCGGGGTTGCGACGGTGGCAGAGACCTTGCCCGGTTACCAACTCGGCGTCTGGTACGGTTTGTTCGGCCCCAAAGGCATGGCCCCGGATTTGGTGCAACGGCTCAACGCCGCTGCAAATGCGGCCTTGGCCGATACCGCAACCCGGCAGCGTATGGCATCGATCGGCGTCGAGGTGGTTCAAAAAACCCCGCAGGAGTTTGCCGCCCTGCTGCGCGCCGATGCCCGGCGCTATGGAAAAATCATCGCGGAACTGGGCATCAAAACTGAGTGA
- a CDS encoding gamma-glutamyltransferase family protein has protein sequence MSIFTTRPEIIGTFGVAASTHWLAAQTAMGVLERGGNAFDAAVAGGFVLQVVEPHLNGPGGEVPILLWNESERQAQAICGQGVAPAGASTAAFQRLGLEQVPGIGLLPATVPGAFGAWLTMLRDHGTWSLAAVLEPALRYAREGFVLIPRAIQAILAVEDLFRRRWPTSAHVWLPDNQCPVPGQLFRLPALAATYEKIIAQAQDQGGGKRTGEIEAALAGWYRGFVARAIDDFCRTGKIPDSSGQAHSGFLRYDDMAHWQAAVEKPLQLDFGRHTLMKCGFWSQGPVFLQQAGMLRHAGLAHCAPDTAGFVHGIAEAAKLALADRLAWYGCAPDASHEAQMALLADDYLQQRWGLVQRQASDILRPGSPLGRKPQLPDLDVARRTLLTADTRFGVGEPTFAPLVASAQWPGREVFVGDTCHIDVIDRHGNMVAATPSGGWLSSSPAIPALGFALNTRLQMTWLDKSLPNTLTPGVMPCTTLSPSMAFKDGEPYMVFGTPGGDQQDQWSCAFFLRHAVHGMNLQEAIDAPAWHVDHFPASFWPRATRLNELTLESRFAPDQIDALRQQGHQVHVGPPWSESRMSACSRWRDAQGRLLLRAAANPRGMQGYAVGR, from the coding sequence ATGAGCATTTTCACCACCCGTCCGGAAATCATCGGCACCTTCGGTGTCGCCGCATCCACCCATTGGCTTGCGGCGCAGACTGCGATGGGGGTGCTCGAGCGCGGCGGCAATGCGTTCGATGCGGCTGTCGCCGGCGGTTTCGTGCTGCAGGTCGTGGAGCCGCACCTGAACGGCCCGGGGGGAGAAGTCCCCATTCTTTTATGGAACGAATCGGAGCGGCAGGCCCAGGCGATCTGCGGACAAGGCGTGGCGCCTGCGGGCGCCAGCACAGCAGCGTTCCAGCGGCTGGGGCTGGAGCAGGTGCCCGGCATCGGTTTGCTGCCGGCCACCGTCCCTGGCGCCTTCGGCGCCTGGCTGACGATGCTGCGCGACCATGGGACATGGTCTCTGGCCGCCGTTCTGGAGCCGGCGCTGCGCTATGCCCGGGAGGGATTCGTGCTGATACCACGGGCGATTCAGGCCATCCTCGCCGTCGAGGATCTGTTTCGTCGCCGCTGGCCCACATCAGCGCATGTCTGGCTGCCCGACAACCAATGCCCGGTGCCCGGGCAGCTTTTTCGTTTGCCGGCACTGGCCGCCACCTACGAAAAAATCATCGCCCAGGCGCAGGACCAAGGCGGTGGCAAGCGCACCGGGGAAATCGAGGCCGCGCTCGCCGGCTGGTACCGGGGATTCGTGGCCCGCGCCATCGACGATTTTTGCCGCACCGGAAAAATACCGGATTCATCCGGGCAGGCGCATTCGGGATTTCTGCGCTACGACGATATGGCGCACTGGCAAGCCGCCGTCGAAAAGCCGCTGCAACTGGATTTTGGGCGCCATACGCTGATGAAATGCGGTTTCTGGAGCCAAGGGCCGGTTTTTTTGCAGCAGGCAGGAATGCTCCGCCATGCCGGTTTGGCGCATTGCGCGCCCGATACCGCAGGGTTTGTGCATGGCATTGCCGAGGCGGCCAAACTCGCGCTGGCCGATCGCCTGGCCTGGTATGGGTGCGCCCCCGATGCCTCGCATGAGGCCCAAATGGCGTTGCTGGCCGATGATTATTTGCAGCAACGCTGGGGGCTGGTCCAGCGCCAGGCCTCCGATATATTGCGCCCCGGCTCTCCCCTGGGCAGAAAACCGCAGCTTCCCGATCTCGATGTGGCCCGGCGCACGCTGTTGACCGCAGACACGCGGTTCGGTGTCGGCGAGCCGACATTTGCCCCTCTGGTTGCGTCAGCGCAATGGCCCGGGCGTGAGGTTTTCGTCGGCGACACATGCCATATCGATGTCATCGACCGCCATGGGAATATGGTGGCGGCCACCCCTTCCGGGGGCTGGTTGTCATCGAGCCCGGCCATTCCTGCGCTGGGCTTTGCGCTCAATACCCGGTTGCAAATGACCTGGCTGGACAAATCGCTGCCGAATACCTTGACGCCGGGCGTGATGCCATGCACCACGCTGTCGCCATCGATGGCTTTCAAGGATGGCGAGCCCTATATGGTGTTTGGCACACCCGGCGGGGATCAGCAGGATCAGTGGTCATGCGCGTTCTTTTTGCGCCACGCGGTGCATGGCATGAATCTCCAGGAGGCGATCGACGCACCGGCTTGGCATGTCGATCATTTTCCCGCGTCCTTTTGGCCGCGCGCAACCCGGCTCAATGAATTGACCCTGGAGTCCCGGTTTGCGCCCGATCAGATCGACGCGCTGAGGCAGCAAGGGCACCAGGTCCATGTCGGGCCGCCGTGGTCCGAAAGCCGCATGTCCGCGTGCTCGCGCTGGCGCGACGCGCAGGGCCGCCTGCTGCTGCGGGCCGCCGCGAATCCGCGCGGAATGCAGGGCTATGCCGTCGGGCGTTGA
- a CDS encoding CoA-acylating methylmalonate-semialdehyde dehydrogenase has product MNAPTHAAALAPSVKLLIGGQLLESESTEWREVVNPATQQVLARVPFATAREIDAAVAAAKEAFKTWKKTPIGTRARIFLKYQQLIREHMAELAALLTAEQGKTLADAEGDVFRGLEVVEHAAGIGNLQLGELANNVATGVDTYTLLQPLGVCAGITPFNFPAMIPLWMFPMAIATGNTFVLKPSEQDPMVTMRLAELALAAGIPPGVLNVIHGGEMAVNALCDHQDIKAVSFVGSTKVGTHVYQRATLAGKRVQCMMGAKNHAVVLPDASQEQTLDALVGAAFGAAGQRCMALSVVLLVGATQKWIPELVAKARALRLSAGTERGADLGPLISCAARARVEGLIERGIAEGATLELDGRRPLVPGFESGNFVGPTIFSDVKPGMAIYQQEIFGPVLALVPAPDLDAAIAFINDNPNGNGTAIFTQSGAAARKFQEEIDVGQVGINVPIPVPVPLFSFTGSRASKLGDLGPYGRQVIMFYTQTKTVTARWFDASGSARGVNTTISLR; this is encoded by the coding sequence ATGAACGCACCCACCCATGCGGCCGCACTGGCCCCCAGCGTCAAGCTGTTGATCGGCGGCCAGTTGCTCGAATCGGAAAGCACCGAATGGCGCGAAGTGGTCAACCCCGCGACGCAGCAGGTGCTGGCCCGCGTGCCGTTTGCCACGGCCCGGGAGATCGATGCCGCCGTGGCGGCGGCCAAAGAGGCTTTCAAGACCTGGAAGAAGACGCCCATCGGCACGCGCGCGCGCATCTTCCTCAAATACCAGCAGTTGATTCGTGAGCACATGGCCGAACTGGCCGCGCTGCTGACGGCCGAGCAAGGCAAAACCCTGGCCGACGCCGAAGGCGATGTGTTCCGCGGCCTGGAAGTGGTCGAACATGCGGCCGGCATCGGCAACCTGCAACTGGGCGAGTTGGCCAACAATGTGGCCACTGGCGTGGATACCTACACCCTGCTGCAGCCGCTGGGCGTGTGCGCGGGCATCACGCCGTTCAACTTCCCGGCGATGATTCCGCTGTGGATGTTCCCGATGGCCATTGCCACGGGCAACACCTTCGTGCTCAAGCCTTCCGAGCAGGATCCGATGGTGACCATGCGCCTGGCGGAGCTGGCGCTGGCAGCCGGCATTCCGCCCGGCGTGCTGAATGTGATCCACGGCGGCGAGATGGCGGTCAACGCGCTCTGCGACCACCAGGACATCAAGGCGGTGTCGTTCGTCGGCTCGACCAAGGTCGGCACCCATGTGTACCAGCGCGCCACGCTGGCCGGCAAGCGCGTGCAATGCATGATGGGCGCGAAGAACCACGCCGTGGTCCTGCCCGACGCGAGCCAGGAGCAGACGCTCGATGCGCTGGTCGGGGCCGCGTTCGGCGCCGCCGGCCAGCGCTGCATGGCCCTGTCCGTGGTGCTGCTGGTGGGCGCTACGCAAAAGTGGATTCCTGAACTGGTGGCCAAGGCCAGAGCGCTGCGGCTCAGCGCCGGCACCGAGCGCGGCGCCGACCTGGGCCCGCTGATCTCCTGCGCCGCCCGCGCGCGCGTGGAAGGTCTGATCGAACGCGGCATTGCCGAGGGCGCGACGCTGGAGCTCGACGGCCGCAGGCCCCTCGTGCCCGGCTTTGAGAGCGGCAATTTCGTCGGCCCCACGATTTTCTCGGACGTCAAGCCCGGCATGGCCATTTACCAGCAGGAAATCTTTGGCCCGGTGCTGGCCCTGGTGCCCGCACCGGACCTCGACGCGGCCATTGCGTTCATCAACGACAACCCGAATGGCAATGGCACGGCCATCTTCACGCAAAGCGGCGCTGCGGCGCGCAAGTTCCAGGAGGAGATAGATGTCGGCCAGGTGGGTATCAACGTGCCCATCCCGGTGCCAGTGCCGCTGTTCTCGTTCACCGGTTCGCGCGCGTCCAAGCTGGGCGACCTCGGCCCCTACGGCCGGCAGGTCATCATGTTCTACACCCAGACCAAGACCGTGACGGCCCGCTGGTTCGACGCCAGCGGCAGCGCGCGCGGCGTGAACACCACCATCAGCCTTCGATGA